The genomic segment CTTTGAACTGGGCATTGTGATATGCACCCGAAACCTGTTTGGAGGATAGGGCAACGCTGGGAAGCGACCCGAGCGCTGGGCAGGTGGTCGAAGTATGGAGCCGCATGAATGTTATGCGGCTTTTCCTTTAAAAACAACATACTTTGGTCTCCTTGGCGTTAAATCCCGGGGGTTTGGGGGCAGAGCCCCCATTTAGATCAGAACAATTGCTAAAGTTATTTTTTCTTTTTCAGGGTCTCTTTCAATCGATAACTTTCCCAGTTGCAGCTGATGATATGGGCTTTATGCGTGATGCGATCCAACAGGGCCGCCGTGAGATTTGGATCACCAAATACCTGTGTCCAGTCGCCAAATCCCATATTTGAGGTTATGATCACGGGCCTTTTCTCGTGGCGCTCGGCCAGCACTTGGAATAGCAGCTCGGATCCTTCTTTTGAAAATGGAACATACCCTAATTCGTCCAAGACAAGCACACTGTAGCCTGCATATCGCTTGATGACCCGGCCTAATACCTTTTCATCCCTGGCCTCAATCAACTCATTGGCAAGGCCGCATGCGCTTACAAATCGTGTCCTGTGGCCCTGTGAGCAGGCCTCCATCGCCAGTGCCGTGGCCAGATGCGTTTTGCCGGTGCCGCTTTTGCCTAACAAAATGATGTTACGCTTTTGGGCGATATAGCTGCCGCCGGCAAGTTCTTTTATATGCCTTGCATCCAGATCCGCCGCGGCTTCAAAATTAAAAGTCTCCAGCGGCTTTAATAGTGGAAAATTGGATTCTTTTATTCTTTTTTGGCAACCGTTTTCTTTTCGTACCTGAACTTCGATCTCGGTCAGATTCAACAAGAACTCTTCGTATGGTAATTTTAATTCTTTGGCCTGGCGCAGCTTTTCC from the Desulfobacterales bacterium genome contains:
- the istB gene encoding IS21-like element helper ATPase IstB, producing MNAAVKALLVSNLKSMKLATMGKHLEEKLRQAKELKLPYEEFLLNLTEIEVQVRKENGCQKRIKESNFPLLKPLETFNFEAAADLDARHIKELAGGSYIAQKRNIILLGKSGTGKTHLATALAMEACSQGHRTRFVSACGLANELIEARDEKVLGRVIKRYAGYSVLVLDELGYVPFSKEGSELLFQVLAERHEKRPVIITSNMGFGDWTQVFGDPNLTAALLDRITHKAHIISCNWESYRLKETLKKKK